The nucleotide sequence GACGCACCGCGTACCGCATCGACCGGCACGGGTTGCTCGCCGCGTACTCGCCGGCCTTCTCGCCCGACGGCCGGTGGGTGGCCTTCATCGGCATCAACGACGCGGGTCTGCGGGACATCTACGCCATCGACCTGCAGGCGGGCCCGGACGCCCCGCCGCTGCAGCTCACCGACGACGTGTTCTCCGAGCGAGAGGTGACATGGGGGCCCTCGGGCATCGTCTTCACGTCGGACGCGACGTCCCACCGCCAGTTCAACCTCTTCCGGGTGCGTCCGGACGCGCCCCGGCAGGTGGAGCGCCTCACCAGCGAGGAGCGGGACCACACGGCCCCGGTGGCCCTGGCGGACGGACGCCTCTTCTTCACCGCCTTCAACAACAGCAGCTCCGATTTGCATGAGCTGACGAAGGACGGCCGCATCGTGCGGCGCACGGACCTGACGACGGGCGTCTTCGAGCCCGGCCCCGGCCCGGACGGCAGCCTGTGGATGCTGTTCCACGTCTCCGGTGAGCGCCGGCCCGCGGTGCTGCGCCCGCCGCGCATGCTGTCGCTGGACGTCCCCGCCGAACCGCCGCCGGAGCCGCCCAACCCGCTGGCGGTGCGGCCCCTCACGGACGCGCAGAACTACGAGCCCTTCACCCGGCAGAACCTGGAGTTCGGTCCCTTCTTCGGCTTCGCGGGCGCGGGCGGCGGCGGCTTCGTGGGCCAGCTTTTCGCGGCGGCCAGTGACCGCATGAAGGACCACCAGTTCCTGCTCACCCTGGCGGTGTACGGCAGCTTCGACCTGACGGACGGCTACCTGCTCTACGTCAACGACAAGTCACGCACGACGTGGGGTGGCGGCATCTTCCAGTCCCTGCGCTTCCGCGTGGACCGCACCTTCGAAGGTGAAGAGGGCGCGCAGAATGCCTTCTTCACGTCGGGTGAGCGCTTCTTCGGCGCGCTCGGCAGCGTGCGCTACCCGCTGAGCACCTTCCTGTTCGTGCAGGGTGACCTGGCCATTGGTGGCACCCGGTACTTCCTGGACGACTACACGGAGTTCGAGCTGTTCTTCCCCGAGCGCAACGCGGCCAACCGGGAGCTGCTGACGGCCTGGAACGCGCGCAACCGCGCCATCCGCTTCCAGACGGAGCTGAGCGGGCAGATTGGCTACGACAGCCTGAAGTACCACTACGCCACCGGCCCGCTGTCGGGCAGCGCGGCCATGCTGGAGACGACGGTGGGCGTGCAGCCCTTCGACAACCAGGCCTACGGCAACGTGCGCGTGGACGCGGAGCGCTACTTCCCCATCTATGGCCGCGCCAACATCTTCATCCGCGGCGGCCTGGGCACCACGCTGGGAGGCCGGTACGCGCGCTCCTACTTCCTGTCTTCGTTCGACACGCTGCGCGGCGTGAACTTCGGCGACATCCAGTGGCTGCTCGGCCGGCACTACGTCTACTCCACGCTGGAGGCGCAGCTGCCGCTCAACGACATCATCCGGGTGGCCTTCCTCAGCGACCTGGAAGCGATTGCCGCCATCGACGCGGGCGGCGTCGGCGAGGGCCGGGATGACCTGTGGAACCACCGCGTGGTGAACGGCGTCGTCGGGTTCAACCTCGCGCTGGGCCCCCTGCTGCTGCGCCTGCACTTCGCCCGGCCGTTCGACGTCGGCGCCGCTGCCGGCCGGCCGGACCCGGGCTGGGTGACGAACTTCTCGCTGGGCATCGCCGGCCTCAATGGCTTCTTCGACCAGGCGAACACCGGGAAGAGCGTCGGCCCATCGCCGACGCCCATGTCCCCGGCCCTGATGCCCTCCCTGGGAGGCGGCTACACCGCGCCGCGCCGCTGAGGCGGCGTCAGGACTGCGCGGCGACGAGGGCGGCGTTGGCGCGGGCCATGGGCCCGCCCTCCATGGGAATGCGCTCGAAGTCGCCGCGCAGCGCCTTGATGGCGAACTTCTCCAGGTCGATTTCCCGGCGGGTGCGCACGCCAAGCACGCGCAGCAGCTCGGACAGGGGGCTGAAGCCGGACACGCTGTGCTGGAGCAGCATGCCCCCCGCCACCGCGGTGAGCCCCCACCAGCGTCCGCCGTCCCGCCGGCTCAGCAGCAGGCCCAGCAGGCCCAGGGCCGACGTGCCCACGGCGAGGGCGCGGTTGATGTCCCACTCGCGCTCCAGCCGGGCGAGGTAGCGCGTCATCTCCGCGCGGTCCCCCTTCTCCGCCATGTATCGGACGCAGCGCTCCACGTGCTCGTCGATGCGCCGGTTCACCACCAGCGGCGTGTGGACACGCACGGTGTCTGACGACGTCTGGTTCCACGATTCCATATGAGGCCCTCTCTCCCTGACGCGGCGCGCCCCCTCTTCTCTTGAAGCTAGGACCGCCGCCGCCCCCCGTGCACAGCCCACGCGGGGAAAGGGGCCCCGTTCCGCCCGGCCGCCTGCCCCGCCAGGGGCCCCTTCGCGTCCCATTCCCTCCAGGGTGGGACAAGCAGCCAGGTTGGGTAATCCGTTTCCCTTGCACGCGACGGTGGGGGCCTGCGTGCCGGCTCAAGCGTTCGCTCTCCACCAAAAAGGGGCCCTGGAGGCGGGCACAACCGTTGCTTTGCGCCGGGGTTGATGACTCCTTCTCGATTGCTGCTGTGCCTGCCGCTGCTGAGCCTGTGGGCGTGTGATGGACTCCAGGCGGAGCGGCCACCGCTCCTCCAGGACCCTCCGGGTGTGGACAATCCGCAAACGCCCCCTGGCGAGGAGGAGCCGCCGCCGACGCAGCCGCCACCGGTGGACCCGCCTCCCGTCGACCCACCGCCGGTGGATCCGCCTCCGGAGCCGCCACCGCCCGTGCCGGAGACGGAGCGGCCCTTTGTGATGCCGCCCGTGCAGACGTCGGTGCCGCAATACGAGCTCATCATCCCCGAAGAGACGATGCGGATGTTCGAGGCGGACCCTTGGACGCCGGAGCAGGACGGCCTCTTCAAGGCGAACGGGACGACGTACCGCGTGCAGGTGCGCCTGCGGGGCGCCTCCGCGCGCTTCTTCCCGAAGAAGAGCTGGAACGTGAGCTTCGAGGACGGCGTGCGCTTCGAGGGGAGGACGTCACTCAACCTCGTGGCCGAGTACGCGGACGCGACGCTGCTGGCGGAGAAGATTGCCTTCGACCTGCTGGAGGCCATGCGCGTCCCCGCGTCGAAGGGCACGCTGGTGCGGCTCAACGTCAACGGCGTGTACCAGGGCGTGTTCCTGGAAATCGAGCAGGTGAACAAGGCCTTCCTGCGGGCGCACGCCTATGCCGACACGGATGGAACCATCTACCGGTGTGGCTGGAAGGACTGCGAATTCAAGATGGTGAAGGTGCCGTACCAGGGTGACTGGGCGAAGAAGACGAACGAGTCCCAGCCGGACGACAAGCTCTGGGAGATGGTGGGCGCCATCAACCACACACCCGAGCCCCAGTTCGTCAGCGAAATGGAGAAGCGCTTCGAGCTGGAGCACTACCTGCGCGCCATGGTGATGGACGCGCTCATGTCCAACAACTACGTGGAGGACTCGGAGAGCTACTTCATCTACGACCGCGCGGTGGCGAAGTGGTCCTACGTCCCGTGGGACCTCAACAACGTGGACTCGCGCTGGTGGTACCCCATCAGCGTGGAGGACATGAGCCAGAGCACCAGCAACATGCGCCACCCGCTGTTCGGCTTCACCCTCATCGACGCCTGGGTGGCGAAGATGTACGAGCAGCGCAAGCTGGAGACGGCCTCGTACCCCGGCTACCTGCCGGTGTTCTCCAACCTGGCCACCCGCGTGGTGATGAACCCCGTGCTGCGCGAGCGGCTGGAGGCGCGGCTGGACAAGGCGATGGAGGAGCTCTTCACCAGCGAGGTGATGGACGCGCACATCGACAAGCTGCACGCGCTCATCGACCCGCACATGCGTGACGACCCCTTCATGGACTACGGCCGCTTCACCGCGGG is from Myxococcus virescens and encodes:
- a CDS encoding CotH kinase family protein; amino-acid sequence: MMTPSRLLLCLPLLSLWACDGLQAERPPLLQDPPGVDNPQTPPGEEEPPPTQPPPVDPPPVDPPPVDPPPEPPPPVPETERPFVMPPVQTSVPQYELIIPEETMRMFEADPWTPEQDGLFKANGTTYRVQVRLRGASARFFPKKSWNVSFEDGVRFEGRTSLNLVAEYADATLLAEKIAFDLLEAMRVPASKGTLVRLNVNGVYQGVFLEIEQVNKAFLRAHAYADTDGTIYRCGWKDCEFKMVKVPYQGDWAKKTNESQPDDKLWEMVGAINHTPEPQFVSEMEKRFELEHYLRAMVMDALMSNNYVEDSESYFIYDRAVAKWSYVPWDLNNVDSRWWYPISVEDMSQSTSNMRHPLFGFTLIDAWVAKMYEQRKLETASYPGYLPVFSNLATRVVMNPVLRERLEARLDKAMEELFTSEVMDAHIDKLHALIDPHMRDDPFMDYGRFTAGRSYLKRYVRERRNFIFKELERLAQQQPTLVLEAVHPREGWVEVGNRTSAPLSLAGMVLTTQLRISLAQSPGHLPTQVRAPIGAVLPALTVAPGQRVRLNAAQLGIQMPAQGEIGLFDGRSVVGVKDLLFYGDLGVGKRYERGARGWEVR